The genomic segment caaaacgtcgaccagcttgatggcaagaggGCGGATTGCACCTTATGATTTGTgaatgttgtacaaatgagaccacctttaattagcTGTGTTCAGGAACTCAAAACTTTTTACAAatatgcacaaatttttactggaattcgttcgcgtactttatttgccagcagaggAGAGCGCGTGAGAGAGCAAACTTTGACAGTTCGAAGCAGCCTGtaaatttctactgggactttttttgccagcagaaatttcaactttgaacagatgttttgtaaaggtcagctgttttataaAAGCAGCCGTTACATATAAAAGCTAAcaccaaaatggatcaaaaaggcagaggtaagaaaaaaataaaaatattgtttgtttaatttttatttacatttaatgAATATTCATGACAGCAGCTagtgttcaggtacagaaaactcgacaaatgaagttgtaatttcACCTCATGTCGGTTGTTCTATATTAGAAGATAAGTGAAAATTTGCgtaattatttggaaaatcttgaaaaattaaaacattgtatcctcCTAGACACCAGTTatcggtttcttaagtgttttgatggaatcatcctcattaaagagctacgatgaaaccaacaccgttcctttgaatttgtgaAGGAAGGAAGATACTGCCATGGTATTTAGTGAGTCTGGCTGGTGAATTAAAAgttacgcacagtgggattagaAAAAACTAGTGCAAATTAGTCCGCCAATTAAGAACGGATACAAATATCTTCAATGATCacaaagtgtccgtagccgccacatgaccaaatagaaagccCCCTTAGCTTCACATCATGAACGAGAACAAATCGTTCTGTACGTGTTTTTTCCAGGTTTCAATAGCGGGATCgcactgcccatcttccaaacatcgggtactataatagcGTTCGAAAagattgaggacagttgtaaggtactccaCTCCAGGGAGATCCAGTTTTTTCAGCATCACTTAAGATCTTACGTTTGGGACCAGCGCTTTCcgcgacttggcgccacggatgacattcgtagcttctTGCGCTGTAAATTGTAATGGCTCCCGCAGCATATTACGGATACTACAAATGGCTCCCCTTCTACCGTTGGCACTCTCGCTTcgataaattgacgtttatctaaggaaaatacctcacaacaggattcactgaataaggttaagccaagcgatcagccgatatactttttttttaatatttggcagtacttggcattgaggatgtcaacttgttctctttttacattcattctttgtttacgttttctcctatatgatgacattttcaatcgtcagatttgacatccttaatgatgtttatggggcctatccactttgtgttttgcatgtgacctaaccttctattagtgaatcctgacctcacaagtatcgccaattgaaaacaattgttttcttaagcaagcaaataaaaaaccatcCAAAACAAGAATCAGCTGTTGTTCTGCAAATtgtcactggaagtcgttcgcgtatttttgcttgcaaattttttaatgagaGTAAAACGGCTcctactctcctgcaaatttttactggcaattttttactggaaaagtacgcgaacataCCTATAGTTTCGCCATGTACTGCTAGCAGTTTTATTGCAGATGCGAACGTTGCAATGTGGAGATATTTTAGATCTTGCTTTGGAAGAGAGGTAAACACGGCGAGTAAAAcaagtaatgttatttttaagaTATCTGTATTAATTATTTCCCAATTTTAGGAAGTTTTGTACATGGATCCTTCTTCACGAACCATTACTTCACGAAAaatgaatgcaaatgcaaatttgcttctATTTTTTCTCTTGTTTACATGAAAAAGATGAACAAAACTCATGCCAGGAAAACAAACTATTGACGCCGTTATAGAAAAATCACTAAATGGTGGCGCCATCATTTCAATAAACTACAAACACAAAACTGTACTTTTGTCCACTATTGTTAAACAACAACCTCCCGTTGCCAATGATAATAAACAATAGTTTTACATATTTTATGCCAAATCagttgtttaaatttaaaaacgcAAATGAATTTACAATTACTGGCTTGGGATTCTGCTCaatgaaacgtcaaaatttgctgtgctgtcaaaaatcttactagcccctctcaaaaattattcaccacacttAACGCCATTATTTTACTATCCCTACAACTTTGCTATCATTCGCATAttttctgctcatgtacgcgcatttctttgtgtgtggtcagcttgatgacaagatggcggattgcaccatatgttttgtggttgttgtacaaatgaggccACCATAggaaaaaacctaccaaaaatggtCAGCCTTCGAAACTACCTGGATACACTGAATAAGgataagccaagcgatcagccgacataacatttttttaattgttggtAGTAcatggcattgaggatgtcaacttgttgtcttttttacattcattctttgtttactttTTCTCCTAAATGAAATAAttatgtttatggggcctatgtTTTCGCATGTgatctattagtgaatcctgccaAACTACCAAGTGAATAAAAACCTAACAAAAAAAGGCAACACTGATCATGGGGCGTGGTCATTATAATTGTATTCAGGATtcactatatattgggttgcccaaaaagtaattgcggatttttcatatagtcggcgttgacaaattttttcacagcttgtgactctgtaattgcattctttcttctgtcagttatcagctgttacttttagcttgctttagaaaaaaagtgtaaaaaagtatatttgattaaagttcattctaagttttattaaaaatgcatttactttcttttaaaaaatccgcaattactttttgggcaacccaataataaaatGTCCAGTCCAGCGTAGTCTAGGTGGGTAATAAAATGATTTAATTGTTTCTAACTCTTCAACATGAAGAACCAACATCAAAGAAACATAAATACATGTATTTTTGactatccaaacttaaatattCAAAAACACTTCTTTACAACGTaactctgtctgtctgtctctctctctcaaagTAAAACACTTTGTTGTTTATTAgtgtttatttaatatttttaaatgttatTACCCAAATGCCACATTTTGggctaaataaaaataaaacaaattataattatgtataaaaattgcaaaatactttacaaaaaatgttaacgataaccaatttaaaaaaaaaaaaaataacgtttGAATCGAAgatacaaaaattaaagttatcaaattgtttagagaaaaatttttgtctcgAAACTCATAAAAAATACTAACTAACGTATTTTTTATTGGATAATCTGCTCTATGCCTCTAAAGACTTTTTGCAATATTCAGCGAATTTTGGTCACCATACCAGCTGCAATCGTTACACCCGATACACGCAGCATAATCCGACCAAGTTCTTTGAAGTCAGAATAGCGTTCTATGCATATGGGACGTGTCGTTTCCAATTCTACAAGTGCACAAGAATTGTTGCCCAAGCAACGGGGTTTCTTCTTAACTACTTCTCCAGTTCCTTTATGAATCTGTGCGTTCAGTTTGCTTATAACAGCCGGCTCGATGAGTGACTGATGGTGCAGTAAGACGGGAAATCCTATTGTAATTGGTACTTTAACATTGAACACTAATATGCGTGCCTGAAAACGTGTGGTCACCGGTATGGGATGTTGTGGAGCGCATATTATGTTGCCGACCATAATATTATTCGCATCGACCCCCGATAAGGTTACCGCCACCTGATCACCAGCAAAAACGGTGTTCTGAGACATTTCATCGATGAGTAGACTTTTGACTTGACCTTGTTCCCTTAAAGATCCCACCAACACTTTATCGTTTACACACAAGACACCGGTTTCAATGCGACCTGATATGCAAAAACCTGAGCCAGTTCCTTTGAAGATATCCGAAACAGACATGCGGAAAGGCTTGTCTATGGAACGTTCGGGTATTTTAAAATTGTCAATTACTGCCAATAGTTGTGGCCCTTTGTACCAGGCTGTAAGGGCAAGCTCTGTGGCTGGTTTAGTGAGATTCTCCCCAGTTAGGCCTGAGCATGGCGTATACGTTACATCAGACTCTTTGAAACCAGCTTGCTTTAAGAAAGCTTTCAGCTTTTGTACAATCTCATCAAACCGTTCCTTGTCCCAACCTACAGTATCAAGTTTGTTAATGACTACACCGAGTTGGTTGATGCCTAGCGAACGAACTAAGAGAGCGTGCTCTCTTGTCTGCCCTCCCAAGTCAAAGCCAGACTCAAATTCTCCTCTTGTGGCATCGATCACCAAAAGTGCCACATCGGCTTGTGTAGCACCCAATATCATGTTGGGTATAAAGTCTTTATGTCCTGGAGCATCAAGCAGAGTTATGACTTTACTGTCCGTTTCAAAGCGAAAATTGCCAACATCCATAGTGATACCTACAAGAAAAAGTTTCATATAATTTCATGGACATATGGCTAAAAGCGCCCATACTTACCCCTAGCTCTCTCCTCACCGGTCTCATCAAGAACCCAAGCATACACAAAACTTTGTTTGCCCATTTTTTTCGATTCCTGCTCATATTTGTGCATAACTCGTTGCGATACATTACCCgtatcgtataataaatgacCCATTAGGGTACTTTTGCCAGCGTCCACGTGTCCAATTACAATCATATGTAAATGGTGTTTTTGGTCTGCACGTTCCTTGGTATACAGCTGTTTGGCATCTCGCTGAGACTGCTCTTTGGACACCTTGAAAACATTGGCATCCAAAAGTGCACCAGCCGCTCCTGAAGATCTTTTATTAGAATCCTCATTAAAATCAATGGGTGTATTGCGGCCAGATACCACCGGGGAACTGGGTAAAGCAGGAGAACTGATTTCGAATCCCCTCTTTATATCACTTTGCAAAGCAGTGACCTTCACAATTGGTGTGGCAGCTGTTGCGTTCTTTTTCTCTGTGAACTCTGCTATGGATATCTTTGGAGGTTGTGTGGGCTCCCTTGTTGTTTCCTGCTGAAGGCGCTTGGTTTTATTTTCACATTCGTCATTGAGAATGTcatccaaaattttattgatgtcATAGCCAAATTTGATCGATGTCTCTACAATTCGTTTTTCTGAAACCGTATCGCCCACAACACTACGTATCTCATCGATGCAGGATGTAAGTTGGGCTTTCTCTAAATCATTCAGCACGGGCATTTGAAAATTATCCGAATCTCGTCTAGACTTCTCATACGACTTGTCGCCTTCttcttcctcctcctcctcctcttcaGCAATATCTTTGTTGTCACGCATAAAAGCTGACATAGACTGATGGCCCCTGGCTCTGTCGAATAGCCATTGTTGAGCATCTGTGGGCGAGATGCAGCTATTGTCGTCGTCCACGGAATGGCCATAAACATCCTCATAGCCATCGTACTCATCGTTGTAGTCCATTGTACGGACGATTCTGTGTCGTGACATGTTTGTTACGTTGACTTTTTATCGTATTCTCAATATTTTGCTGTTTCTATTTTACAAAGATTTCATGAACTCGTgttatattttataaattgtaaATTTATGAAATTACTCCGTTGAGTTACCAGACATCAGCTGTTTAATAAAAAGAGGAATTAATGCAAACGCATTAGATAAACGTATTGTGATTACATTTAGACTGGTCATACACATTCGGTTGccaccaaggcggatttaaaaaggtggtctcatacCGGTgaacggtattaagatgacagatctTTGTTCtcgttctctttgttgttatcttctttctcgcacatTCTCTGCTCTAGTACGCACAAGTATACGCTAGTACGCACACGTGagggcaaaacgtcgatcagcttgatgacaagatggcggattgcaccatatgatttgtggttgttgtacaaatggaTCCGGCATTTATTTCCTTTCCGACAGGAATTATACGGATTATCGCTAAGAGATGTAAATCTCCCTCGACAGAAAAAATTGCGAAATACACAAATTAAGGCGCCAGCCACTAGCCGATAAGAATTCCATCGGGCCAATAAATAGAATAGAATGTATATCTATTGTTGTTCAGTTGACAGTCGTTGACGTTGCAATATTCCTTTTAGGGattaattggaaatttagtTATCAGCGCTGTTTTTTATGGTATGAACGAACTATGTACCGCACTATACAGTCATGTAACCCTGTGCTcaatgttgtttatttttttatagattttgcCGGAATAAGATTTTTAACATGTATTATCGTTGATTACCAACATTATTATATAATAAAACTGTGTATTCCATAAATTCTCAGTTAGAGTAATGGAAAATATCGACGAGAAAAATCGTAAACCACGAAGAACAAAAGGAACACCTTCCTATTACTACAGAAATAGATTTGCTGCAGGGGGTATATTAGCGGGGTGCCTGATTTTTGCACTGTGGACGTAAGTCATATAAATCTGATTTCACCATAAGTCAAATCCATGGCTGAgagtatttttttcttttagttaTACCCCAATACATAAAGTAGCCACGGAGAAATTTATTCGAGAATATTTGGTAATTACTGAGGAAGAAAAGGACCGGaaattcacatttaattttggtGCTGCGCCCAGAACAGCGAGATCCATACAAGAATCTTTGGACGAAAAGAAGAAACTTTTCTCAGAGCGTTAATAGCGTGGGATGCAATTTCCATGTACTACGTAAGGGCGGAACTATGGACCGAGCAACGCGAAAGGCAAATTTAAAGAAACTGCAATTACCCGGAACAACAGGCCTAAGTCAACGGTATGCAAACTTCCATGTTTCCTCTAAGTCGTATATTAATATGTAGTTATAGTTGATGAGTACCTTAGCCTTTTGCAAATAAAtgttctg from the Stomoxys calcitrans chromosome 1, idStoCalc2.1, whole genome shotgun sequence genome contains:
- the LOC106094358 gene encoding protein HBS1; the encoded protein is MSRHRIVRTMDYNDEYDGYEDVYGHSVDDDNSCISPTDAQQWLFDRARGHQSMSAFMRDNKDIAEEEEEEEEEGDKSYEKSRRDSDNFQMPVLNDLEKAQLTSCIDEIRSVVGDTVSEKRIVETSIKFGYDINKILDDILNDECENKTKRLQQETTREPTQPPKISIAEFTEKKNATAATPIVKVTALQSDIKRGFEISSPALPSSPVVSGRNTPIDFNEDSNKRSSGAAGALLDANVFKVSKEQSQRDAKQLYTKERADQKHHLHMIVIGHVDAGKSTLMGHLLYDTGNVSQRVMHKYEQESKKMGKQSFVYAWVLDETGEERARGITMDVGNFRFETDSKVITLLDAPGHKDFIPNMILGATQADVALLVIDATRGEFESGFDLGGQTREHALLVRSLGINQLGVVINKLDTVGWDKERFDEIVQKLKAFLKQAGFKESDVTYTPCSGLTGENLTKPATELALTAWYKGPQLLAVIDNFKIPERSIDKPFRMSVSDIFKGTGSGFCISGRIETGVLCVNDKVLVGSLREQGQVKSLLIDEMSQNTVFAGDQVAVTLSGVDANNIMVGNIICAPQHPIPVTTRFQARILVFNVKVPITIGFPVLLHHQSLIEPAVISKLNAQIHKGTGEVVKKKPRCLGNNSCALVELETTRPICIERYSDFKELGRIMLRVSGVTIAAGMVTKIR
- the LOC106094359 gene encoding uncharacterized protein LOC106094359, whose product is MENIDEKNRKPRRTKGTPSYYYRNRFAAGGILAGCLIFALWTYTPIHKVATEKFIREYLVITEEEKDRKFTFNFGAAPRTARSIQESLDEKKKLFSER